In one window of Erinaceus europaeus chromosome 17, mEriEur2.1, whole genome shotgun sequence DNA:
- the LOC103109643 gene encoding ribonuclease H2 subunit C isoform X2: MGPPGREAWAQRLAAFRASPAAFLAGPDGEDLGRALLDDLRSERPSEPTKESVRRPTTPESPRALPAPASGPARNRRASNMDGCDEESVEKERVHLRPGSLCDAAPGTLHLLPCEVPGSQPAPVGRFFTPAIRPGPDGLQVSFRGRSLRGEEVAVPPGLAGFVIEMEAGAEAARRRDFEDGRPAGAAGRLERDFDRFLGATATFSSFTLWGLETPPGPDAKVRGALAWPSLAAAVSRGSGRRRPGGGSARGGGGGLGLRPRRPCRSTPRCPATEDGVDLRPAPRARPPNKPGPWPPL; encoded by the exons ATGGGGCCCCCCGGCCGGGAAGCCTGGGCCCAGCGCCTGGCCGCCTTCCGCGCCAGCCCGGCCGCCTTCCTGGCGGGACCCGACGGCGAGGACCTGGGCCGGGCCCTGCTGGACGACCTGCGGAGTGAGAGGCCGAGCGAGCCGACCAAG GAGTCTGTGCGCAGACCAACGACTCCCGAGAGCCCCCGCGCGCTTCCCGCGCCAGCTTCAGGCCCCGCCCGCAATCGGCGCGCCTCGAACATGGACGGCTGCGACGAGGAGTCGGTGGAGAAGGAGCGCGTCCACCTCCGCCCCGGCTCGCTGTGCGACGCCGCCCCCGGCACGCTGCACCTCCTGCCCTGCGAGGTCCCGGGGAGCCAGCCCGCCCCAGTGGGGCGCTTCTTCACCCCCGCCATCCGCCCGGGTCCCGACG GCCTACAGGTGTCGTTCCGGGGCCGCAGCCTGCGCGGCGAGGAGGTGGCGGTGCCGCCCGGCCTCGCGGGCTTCGTGATAGAGATGGAGGCGGGAGCCGAGGCGGCGCGCAGGCGGGACTTCGAGGACGGGCGACCGGCTGGAGCCGCGGGGCGGCTGGAGCGCGACTTC GACCGCTTTCTCGGAGCCACGGCCACTTTCAGCAGCTTCACCCTCTGGGGCCTGGAGACGCCGCCGGGCCCCGACGCCAAGGTGCGGGGCGCCCTCGCCTGGCCCAGCCTGGCGGCCGCGGTGAGTCGGGGCTCCGGGAGGCGGCGGCCGGGCGGCGGGAgcgcgcgcgggggggggggggggctcgggcTCAGGCCGCGCCGCCCCTGCAGATCCACGCCCCGGTGCCCGGCGACTGAGGACGGCGTCGAcctgcgccccgcgccccgcgcccgtcCCCCCAATAAACCAGGTCCGTGGCCGCCCCTGTGA
- the LOC103109643 gene encoding AP-5 complex subunit beta-1 isoform X1, producing the protein MGPPGREAWAQRLAAFRASPAAFLAGPDGEDLGRALLDDLRSERPSEPTKVSLLALSLEFAAQLWPDAPAAEAAATCLLDTLLLLPPRPSALRRPLLLAATTVLVTGGALSPSSAAARRLLPLLLDLAAGRDPGRGFGPASEQRPLQATACECLRELESCRPGLLGGCVGLLRGVLAREGPVQPLGLLLALALRHASGSPTGARAALRSLLTAAELPPGPAPCRWTLEEEDTGRLRPHASSWPDAQAGPCGLVALEPSPQEARELRALVTQLLDASYLLAPAAQAQLLWLLGWALRGLPGPPPALFKPQLVRLLGTAQVTLLHAVLGLKAAFGEALFTAQDEALLLRRLALAAQHPALPLPSQLFYLHCLLRFPENCPLGPAAKEARPPLLLSAPLCRGLLPSLLQEPPVLLARLRLLCLLCAEGDGEEPGPSPLRYLEMLLAGLRQRAALDGAPRASAALCFQASYLAAGGLAGQSPTLSTLTHGLAWLYRTRPALAPHFVDLLNKVGPELGPPLRGVLRQEVLSQPGGGETLRWHLQMLAEVVTAEAQGAILQFLRAAAPHCADWGLQQALLRVCRVLLRGGVGGGGLADLLQVLASQLGDPDARDHARLYYMLLAHLAAPRLASALAPSLAAPALTSSLVAENQGFTASLMIQEAPAPLRLSVGPRRAGGPTPALQLLVEALEPAFSLELRFSAPGQLYGPLRALHVPCLHPGRPAGPLHLPLQPRRPAPASLDVQALYTTPSGHTRHACLPPLPVGLADLFLPFPQPPDGSGPRFFEELWDACLPGGAESRLWCPLGSQGLDAWVGCHLQPFVVAARPPTSYHVAIRLPPDSRLLLRLEAAQTEGVPVALRTDNWAVLPLAGDYLRGLSPAA; encoded by the exons ATGGGGCCCCCCGGCCGGGAAGCCTGGGCCCAGCGCCTGGCCGCCTTCCGCGCCAGCCCGGCCGCCTTCCTGGCGGGACCCGACGGCGAGGACCTGGGCCGGGCCCTGCTGGACGACCTGCGGAGTGAGAGGCCGAGCGAGCCGACCAAG gtcTCCCTGCTGGCCCTGAGCTTGGAGTTCGCCGCCCAGCTGTGGCCCGACGCCCCGGCGGCAGAGGCAGCCGCCACCTGTCTGCTGGACACCCTGCTGCTTCTGCCCCCGCGGCCCTCGGCCCTGCGCCGGCCGCTGCTGCTGGCGGCCACCACGGTGCTGGTGACGGGAGGCGCGCTGTCCCCCAGCTCGGCGGCCGCCCGCCGcctgctgccgctgctgctggaCTTGGCCGCCGGCCGCGACCCGGGCCGCGGCTTCGGCCCCGCGTCCGAGCAGCGCCCCCTGCAGGCCACGGCGTGCGAGTGCCTGCGGGAGCTGGAGAGCTGCCGGCCCGGGCTGCTGGGGGGCTGCGTGGGGCTGCTGCGGGGCGTGCTGGCGCGGGAGGGCCCGGTGCAGCCGCTCGGCCTGCTGCTGGCCCTGGCCCTGCGCCACGCCTCGGGGAGCCCCACCGGAGCCAGGGCCGCCCTGCGCAGCCTGCTGACCGCCGCAGAGCTGCCCCCCGGGCCCGCCCCCTGCCGCTGGACACTCGAGGAAGAGGACACCGGCCGCCTCCGGCCGCACGCTTCCAGCTGGCCTGATGCCCAGGCAGGGCCGTGTGGCCTGGTGGCCTTGGAGCCCAGCCCTCAGGAGGCCCGGGAGCTGCGGGCGCTGGTCACCCAGCTGCTGGACGCCTCCTACTTGCTGGCCCCCGCCGCCCAGGCCCAGCTCCTGTGGCTGCTGGGCTGGGCCCTGCGTGGCCTCCCGGGCCCGCCGCCCGCGCTCTTCAAGCCGCAGCTGGTCCGCCTGCTGGGCACCGCGCAGGTGACGCTGCTCCACGCCGTGCTGGGGCTCAAGGCGGCCTTCGGGGAGGCGCTCTTCACAGCCCAGGACGAGGCCCTGCTGCTCCGCAGGTTGGCCCTGGCCGCCCAGCACCCCGCCCTGCCCTTGCCCTCGCAGCTCTTCTACCTGCACTGCCTCCTGCGCTTCCCTGAGAACTGCCCACTGGGCCCCGCTGCTAAGGAGGCCCGGCCGCCGCTGCTGCTGTCCGCCCCCCTGTGCCGGGGCCTGCTGCCCAGCCTGCTGCAGGAGCCCCCCGTCCTCCTGGCCCGCCTGCGCCTGCTCTGCCTGCTGTGCGCCGAGGGTGACGGGGAGGAGCCCGGCCCGAGCCCCCTGCGCTACCTGGAGATGCTGCTGGCCGGCCTGCGCCAGAGGGCGGCCCTGGACGGGGCCCCTCGGGCCTCAGCTGCGCTCTGCTTCCAGGCCTCCTACCTGGCGGCCGGCGGCTTGGCCGGACAGTCCCCCACGCTGTCCACCTTGACCCACGGGCTGGCCTGGCTGTACCGCACCCGGCCGGCGCTGGCCCCCCACTTTGTGGACCTCTTGAACAAGGTGGGCCCCGAGCTGGGGCCACCCCTCAGGGGGGTGCTGCGGCAGGAGGTGCTGAGCCAGCCTGGCGGCGGGGAGACCCTCCGCTGGCACCTGCAGATGCTGGCGGAGGTGGTGACCGCGGAGGCCCAGGGCGCCATCCTGCAATTCCTGCGGGCGGCCGCCCCCCACTGCGCCGACTGGGGCCTCCAGCAGGCGCTGCTGAGGGTCTGCCGGGTCCTGCTGCGTGGCGGCGTCGGGGGCGGGGGCCTGGCCGACCTGCTGCAGGTGCTGGCCTCCCAGCTGGGGGACCCTGATGCCCGGGACCATGCCCGCCTCTACTACATGCTGCTGGCCCACCTGGCGGCCCCCAGGCTGGCCTCGGCCCTGGCGCCCTCACTGGCCGCCCCAGCGCTGACCTCGTCGCTGGTAGCGGAGAACCAGGGCTTCACCGCGTCCCTGATGATCCAGGAGGCCCCGGCGCCGCTGCGGCTGAGCGTGGGGCCTCGCAGGGCCGGGGGCCCCACACCCGCGCTGCAGCTGCTGGTGGAGGCGCTGGAGCCCGCCTTCTCCCTGGAGCTGCGCTTCAGCGCCCCGGGCCAACTCTACGGCCCCCTGCGGGCCCTGCACGTGCCCTGCCTGCACCCCGGCCGCCCTGCCGGTCCCCTGCACCTCCCCCTGCAGCCCCGCCGGCCTGCGCCCGCCAGCCTGGACGTGCAGGCCCTCTACACCACACCGTCCGGCCACACGCGCCACgcctgcctgcctcccctgccGGTGGGCCTGGCTGACCTCTTCCTGCCTTTCCCGCAGCCCCCTGATGGCTCAGGACCCCGCTTCTTTGAGGAGCTCTGGGACGCCTGCCTGCCCGGGGGCGCCGAGAGCCGCCTGTGGTGCCCGCTAGGGTCACAAGGGCTGGACGCCTGGGTGGGCTGCCACCTGCAGCCATTTGTGGTGGCAGCCCGGCCCCCCACCAGCTACCACGTGGCCATCCGCCTGCCCCCCGACTCCAGGCTGCTGCTGCGGCTGGAGGCTGCCCAGACTGAGGGGGTGCCGGTGGCCCTGCGGACCGACAACTGGGCCGTGCTGCCCCTGGCTGGAGACTATCTCCGGGGTCTGTCGCCTGCGGCCTGA
- the LOC103109643 gene encoding ribonuclease H2 subunit C isoform X3: MGPPGREAWAQRLAAFRASPAAFLAGPDGEDLGRALLDDLRSERPSEPTKESVRRPTTPESPRALPAPASGPARNRRASNMDGCDEESVEKERVHLRPGSLCDAAPGTLHLLPCEVPGSQPAPVGRFFTPAIRPGPDGLQVSFRGRSLRGEEVAVPPGLAGFVIEMEAGAEAARRRDFEDGRPAGAAGRLERDFDRFLGATATFSSFTLWGLETPPGPDAKVRGALAWPSLAAAIHAPVPGD, from the exons ATGGGGCCCCCCGGCCGGGAAGCCTGGGCCCAGCGCCTGGCCGCCTTCCGCGCCAGCCCGGCCGCCTTCCTGGCGGGACCCGACGGCGAGGACCTGGGCCGGGCCCTGCTGGACGACCTGCGGAGTGAGAGGCCGAGCGAGCCGACCAAG GAGTCTGTGCGCAGACCAACGACTCCCGAGAGCCCCCGCGCGCTTCCCGCGCCAGCTTCAGGCCCCGCCCGCAATCGGCGCGCCTCGAACATGGACGGCTGCGACGAGGAGTCGGTGGAGAAGGAGCGCGTCCACCTCCGCCCCGGCTCGCTGTGCGACGCCGCCCCCGGCACGCTGCACCTCCTGCCCTGCGAGGTCCCGGGGAGCCAGCCCGCCCCAGTGGGGCGCTTCTTCACCCCCGCCATCCGCCCGGGTCCCGACG GCCTACAGGTGTCGTTCCGGGGCCGCAGCCTGCGCGGCGAGGAGGTGGCGGTGCCGCCCGGCCTCGCGGGCTTCGTGATAGAGATGGAGGCGGGAGCCGAGGCGGCGCGCAGGCGGGACTTCGAGGACGGGCGACCGGCTGGAGCCGCGGGGCGGCTGGAGCGCGACTTC GACCGCTTTCTCGGAGCCACGGCCACTTTCAGCAGCTTCACCCTCTGGGGCCTGGAGACGCCGCCGGGCCCCGACGCCAAGGTGCGGGGCGCCCTCGCCTGGCCCAGCCTGGCGGCCGCG ATCCACGCCCCGGTGCCCGGCGACTGA